Below is a window of Staphylococcus succinus DNA.
TCATTGTATTTTTCAATTGTAATACCACATTCATAACCTTGAGCTACTTCTTTAGCATCGTCTTTATAACGTTTTAATGTGTCTAATTCACCTTCAAATTGCACTATACCGTCTCTAATTACACGTACGCCGGCATTTCTAGTGATTTTTCCATCAATAACGTAACTACCTGCTATTGTACCCACTTTAGAAACTTTGAATGTTTGACGTACTTCAGCTTGTCCAATAACTTTTTCTTCGAATTCTGGATCAAGCATACCTTTCATCGCGGATTCTATTTCTTCAATTACATTATAAATCACTCGATGTAATCTCATATCAACGCCTTCAGCTTCAGCTGCGCGTTTAGCACCCGTATCAGGACGTACGTTAAATCCAATAATAATACCATTCGATGCATTTGCTAATGTCACGTCTGATTCATTGATGGCACCAACTGCAGTATGAATAATACGTACATTTACACCTTCAACATCGATTTTCATAAGAGATGCTGCAAGTGCTTCTACTGAACCTTGTACATCACCTTTGATAATAACGTTTAAATCTTTCATTTCACCTTGTTTCATTTGTTCAAACAAGTTATCTAAAGAAACACTCTTACTTTCTTGACGTTGTTGCAATACATTTGCATCATGACGTGCTTCCCCAATGCGTCGTGCTTGTTTCTCATCTTTGAAAACAACAAAGCGATCGCCGGCTTGAGGTACATCATTAATACCTGTAATTTCAACTGGTGTTGATGGGCCAGCAGATGTAATACGTTTACCTAAGTCATTTACCATTGCACGGATTCTACCATAAGTATTACCGACTACAAGTGCATCGCCTACGTTTAACGTACCATTTTGTACTAATAATGAAGCAGATGGTCCACGTGATTTATCCAACTCAGCTTCAATAACTGTACCTACAGCATGTTTACTTGGATTAGCTTTTAATTCTTGTACTTCTGAAGTTAGTACAATCATTTCTAATAAATCATCAATACCTTCTCCACTTAAAGCAGATAGTGGTACAAATATTGTATCGCCGCCCCAATCTTCAGGAACTAAACCATATTCAGTTAACTCTTGCATAACACGGTCTGGATTTGAAGTTGGTTTATCAACTTTATTGACAGCTACAATTGTCGGAACATTTGCTTCTTTAGCATGGTTGATTGCTTCGATTGTTTGAGGCATCACACCGTCATCAGCTGCTACTACTAAAATTGTAATATCTGTAACTTGCGCGCCACGTGCACGCATTGTAGTGAATGCTGCATGGCCTGGTGTATCAAGGAAAGTAATTTTTTTACCTTCATTCACAATTTGGTACGCACCAATATGTTGTGTGATACCACCAGCTTCTCCAGCTGTTACTTGAGTATGACGAATTGAATCTAATAATGTTGTTTTACCATGGTCAACGTGTCCCATAATTGTAACAACTGCTGGACGTTCTACCGTATTTTCATCTTCAGTTTCGTCTTCAAAATATACAGATAAATCTTGTTCATCTATAATAATTTCTTTTTCAAGTTCTACACCATATTCATCAACGATTAATTCTAATGATTCTTCGTCTAATGATTGGTTAATATTAGCCATCACACCAAGTAAGAATAATTTTTTAATAATAGCTGATGAATCGACATTTAATTTGTCAGCAAGTTCACCTACTGTAATGCCTTCTTGATAAGTGATTTTTGAAGGAATTTCTTTTGGTTCTTCTTGTTTGGGTTGTTTATTATTTTTATTATTTTTTTTATTATTTTTGTTGTTTTTACCATTTGAATTATTATTTTTGTTGTTTTTATTATTGTTTGAGTTGTTATGATTTTGATTACCTTTATTGTTAGGTTTATTATTTGCTGATTGTTGATTGTTTTGCGTCTTAGATTGTGATTGTTCTGCTTGTTTAGCTTGTTCTGGTTTGTAGATTTTATCTAACGTTTTAATTTGATCATCTTCTAATGCTTGCATATGGCTAGATACTTCCACATTCATTTTTTTCAACTCATCAATAATAACTTTACTCTTAATACTTAATTCTTTGGCATATTCGTAAATTCTTTTTTTACTCATATAGTCACTCCTTACGATATTCATCTATCATTGACAATAACTTTTTAGCAAAGCCTTGATCAGTGATTCCAATGTTTACACGTTCTGCTTTACCTAAAGCTTGCCCTAATTCAGCTCTTGTTCCAAATATACGTAATGATATATGGTAGCTCTCACATTTGTTCTGTATCACTTTAATTGTGTTATCAGAAGCATCTGTAGCAATAATTACAAGCTTTAATTTATTTTTTTTTAAGTCATTCAATATGACTGACTCACCTGTCTTAATTTTTCCAGCACGCATGGCTAAACCTAAAAAATTCATGATTTGTTCTTGTGTCATTTAGGAATCTCTTCACGATAAATAAGACGTATAATTTCTTTATAAACAGGCTCTAATGTTTCAGCATCAGCTTTAAAATATTTCTCTAACATACCTTTTTGCTGTGCCTTTTCAACTAATTTAACGTCTTTTGAAACATACGCTCCGCGGCCTTGTTGTTTACCAGTTGCATCAGCAAAAATTTCGCCATCCTTGTTAATAACAACTCGTATCATGTCATTCTTTGGATACATTTCATTTGAAAGTATACACTTACGCATTGGAATTTTTTTCTTTTTCATCAAACGCTCACTCCAATTTATTTTTCAGTGTTTTCCTCATCATCAGTAATTACTTCAGTTTCTGGTACTTCAGTGATTTGTTCTTCCAATTCAACATTATCTTCTTCAACAACATTATTTGTTTGATTTTCAGTATCTTCAGTCATTGTTTCTTCAACTGGATAAACACCAGCTTCTCTAGCATCTGATTCTGACTTAATATCTATCTTCCATCCAGTTAACTTAGCAGCTAATCGTGCATTTTGACCACGTTTACCAATAGCTAAAGATAATTGATAATCAGGTACAACAACTATTGTTGATTGATTTTCTTCATCAACAATTACTTGTAATACTTGTGATGGGCTCAAAGCATTTTTTACGAATATTTTTGGATCTTCATTCCATTGAACGATGTCGATTTTTTCTCCACCAAGTTCTTCAACAACTGCTTCAACACGGGCCCCTTTAGAACCAACACAAGCGCCTACTGCATCAATATCAGGATTATCTGAATGAACACTAATTTTAGAACGATCTCCAGCTTCACGTGCTACTGATTTAACAAGAACTGTACCGTCAAAAATTTCTGGCACTTCTTGTTCAAATAAACGTTTCAACAATCCTGGATGGCTTCTTGAAACATAAATTTGCGGACCTTTTGTTGTTTGTTCAACTTTATTCACATAAACTCTGATTCTTTCATTCGGAATATAGCTTTCATTTGGACTTCTTTCCGCTTCTGACAATACCGCTTCTGTACGTCCTAAATTCACATATACATAGCGATGGTCTACTCTGTCTATTAATCCTGTTACGATGTCATCTTCTTTGTCAATAAACTCATCATACAAAATTTCACGTTCTGCATCGCGTAAACGTTGCATTACAGCTTGTTTAGCTGCTTGAGCTCCTACACGACCGAAATCTTTTGGTGTTACATCTTCTTCATATATATCACCAATTTCATATGCTGGATTTCTTACTAACGCTGTACTTAAGTCTATTTCATCTCTGTCATCAAACACTTCTTCAACAACATCTTTACGAGCTATAACTTTAAAAGTACCTTCATCCATGTTTAATTCGACACGCACATTTCTTGCACTGTCATAGTTCTTTTTGTAAGCAGTAATTAATGCCGCTTCAATAGCATCGATTAACACTGCTCTAGGAATTTTCTTCTCTTTTTCTAAATATTCAGTAGCTAATATCAGTTCATTACTTGACACGGTTCATCCTCCTAATCACGTTAAATCATTACAGCATGACGCGCTTTAGCGATTTTACTTCTTGGAATTTCAACTTGCTTTGTTTTTGACTTCTCTTTGACTTCTAAAACTATATTTTCATCATCAACAGACTGTAAAACACCTAACCATTCTTTAGCGCCATCAATAGGTGCATATAAAGAGACAAATATAGGTTTCGTTACTGCATTATGAAAATCCTTATCTTTTTTAATAGGTCTTTCAGCACCAGGTGACGCAACGTCCAAGTAATACATTTCTTGAATAGGATCTTCTGCGTCCATTACTTCACTGATCTTTTCAGAAGCAAGCGCACAATCGTTTAAATCGACGCCGCCTTCTTTATCGATAGATACTCTTAAAAAATGGTCTTTTCCTTCTTTTGTAAACTCAACTTCTACTAATTCAAAATCTAAGTCGTCAAGGACAGGTTGAATAATTGCTTCAACTTGCTCTGTTATTTTACTCATGCTGACCTCCTTTTTTGGCAAATAGAAAAGAGCGGGTATTATGCCCACTCTTTCTGCCTGAGTCTAATTTTTTAAGCACTATTATTATAGCATATGTTCATTTTCTATACAAATAACTATATTTCTTAAAGCCTTTTATAGCAACTAGAACTGTTTATTCTTAAAAATTTTAAGCGTAACTTTTCTACAAATATATAAAAATTGAAAAATACTTTGACATCTTAACACTACTTTTACATATCAAAAATTGATAATTGTGCTTTATCTGGCAAATTAGGTAAAGAACCTAGTTCATCAAGATATTCAATTACTTTTTGAGATAAACCTGCTTTTTTATTTAAATCTTCTTTAGATAAAAATGGTCCTTCTTCTCTAGCTTCGACTATTCTTTGCGCTACATTTTCCCCTAATCCTGGAACAGATATAAATGGTGGAATAAGTGTGTCACCTTCTATTATAAACTCAAAGGCTTTACTTTTTTCTAAACTAATTGGTTGCATACGGAATCCACGTTGGGCCATTTCATTCATAATTTCTAATACAGTTAATGTATCTTTTTCTTTTTTAGCAAGGTCCATATATCGTGAATACATATCATTTACAGCGTTGCGAATACTATCTTTATCTTTAATCATTGTAATTAAATCAAAATCTGATGCACGAACTGTAAAATAACTAGCATAGTAATAAAGTGGATAATGTACTTTAAAATAAGCAATACGCACGGCCATTAATACATAGGCAGCCGCATGGGCTTTAGGGAACATGTATTTAATTTTTCTACAAGAATCTAAATACCAATCTGGCACTTCATTATCTACCATAGCTTCAACCATATCATCTGTTAAACCTTTACCTTTACGCACAAATTCCATCGTCTTAAATGCTAAAGAAGGTTCTAATCCGTTATACATTAAATAAACCATAATATCATCACGACAACAAATTACACTTGCTAAATCACAAGTACCAGAACGGATTAAATCTTGCGCATTACCAAGCCATACGTCTGTACCGTGGGAAAGACCTGAAATTCTAACGAGTTCTGAAAATGTCGTTGGTTTTGTATCTTCTAACATCTGTCTAACGAAACCTGTACCAAATTCAGGTACCCCGAATGTCCCTGTTTTACATAAAATAGCTTCTTGTGTAACACCTAATGGATCAGGTGAACTGAAGATACCCATCGTTTCTTTATCATCTACTGGAATTGTTTTTGGATCAATACCTGATAAATCCTGTAACATACGAATCATTGTAGGATCATCATGTCCTAATATATCGAGTTTCAAGACATTATCGTGGATAGAATGGAAATCAAAGTGTGTCGTTTTCCATGCTGATGATTGATCATCTGCAGGGAATTGAACTGGAGTAAAGTCATATATATCCATATAATCAGGCACTACGATAATACCACCCGGATGTTGTCCAGTCGTACGTTTAACGCCTGTACAGCCTTTTACTAAGCGGTCTACTTCTGCTCCGCGTTTATGAATACCTTGATCATTTAAATATCCTTTAACATATCCAAATGCAGTCTTTTCTGCTACTGTACCAATTGTGCCTGCACGGAATACATAATCTTCACCAAACAGTTCTTTGGTGTAATTATGTGCTTTAGGTTGATATTCGCCACTAAAGTTCAAGTCGATATCTGGCACTTTGTCCCCTTTAAAACCTAAGAAAGTTTCAAATGGAATGTCTTGTCCTTCTTTAATCAAATCACACTCACATGTTTCACATTTCTTATCAGGTAAATCAAAACCAGATCCCACCGACCCATCATTAAAGAATTC
It encodes the following:
- the rimP gene encoding ribosome maturation factor RimP; protein product: MSKITEQVEAIIQPVLDDLDFELVEVEFTKEGKDHFLRVSIDKEGGVDLNDCALASEKISEVMDAEDPIQEMYYLDVASPGAERPIKKDKDFHNAVTKPIFVSLYAPIDGAKEWLGVLQSVDDENIVLEVKEKSKTKQVEIPRSKIAKARHAVMI
- the infB gene encoding translation initiation factor IF-2; protein product: MSKKRIYEYAKELSIKSKVIIDELKKMNVEVSSHMQALEDDQIKTLDKIYKPEQAKQAEQSQSKTQNNQQSANNKPNNKGNQNHNNSNNNKNNKNNNSNGKNNKNNKKNNKNNKQPKQEEPKEIPSKITYQEGITVGELADKLNVDSSAIIKKLFLLGVMANINQSLDEESLELIVDEYGVELEKEIIIDEQDLSVYFEDETEDENTVERPAVVTIMGHVDHGKTTLLDSIRHTQVTAGEAGGITQHIGAYQIVNEGKKITFLDTPGHAAFTTMRARGAQVTDITILVVAADDGVMPQTIEAINHAKEANVPTIVAVNKVDKPTSNPDRVMQELTEYGLVPEDWGGDTIFVPLSALSGEGIDDLLEMIVLTSEVQELKANPSKHAVGTVIEAELDKSRGPSASLLVQNGTLNVGDALVVGNTYGRIRAMVNDLGKRITSAGPSTPVEITGINDVPQAGDRFVVFKDEKQARRIGEARHDANVLQQRQESKSVSLDNLFEQMKQGEMKDLNVIIKGDVQGSVEALAASLMKIDVEGVNVRIIHTAVGAINESDVTLANASNGIIIGFNVRPDTGAKRAAEAEGVDMRLHRVIYNVIEEIESAMKGMLDPEFEEKVIGQAEVRQTFKVSKVGTIAGSYVIDGKITRNAGVRVIRDGIVQFEGELDTLKRYKDDAKEVAQGYECGITIEKYNDLKEGDIIEAFEMVEIKR
- the rnpM gene encoding RNase P modulator RnpM, yielding MKKKKIPMRKCILSNEMYPKNDMIRVVINKDGEIFADATGKQQGRGAYVSKDVKLVEKAQQKGMLEKYFKADAETLEPVYKEIIRLIYREEIPK
- the nusA gene encoding transcription termination factor NusA, translated to MSSNELILATEYLEKEKKIPRAVLIDAIEAALITAYKKNYDSARNVRVELNMDEGTFKVIARKDVVEEVFDDRDEIDLSTALVRNPAYEIGDIYEEDVTPKDFGRVGAQAAKQAVMQRLRDAEREILYDEFIDKEDDIVTGLIDRVDHRYVYVNLGRTEAVLSEAERSPNESYIPNERIRVYVNKVEQTTKGPQIYVSRSHPGLLKRLFEQEVPEIFDGTVLVKSVAREAGDRSKISVHSDNPDIDAVGACVGSKGARVEAVVEELGGEKIDIVQWNEDPKIFVKNALSPSQVLQVIVDEENQSTIVVVPDYQLSLAIGKRGQNARLAAKLTGWKIDIKSESDAREAGVYPVEETMTEDTENQTNNVVEEDNVELEEQITEVPETEVITDDEENTEK
- a CDS encoding L7Ae/L30e/S12e/Gadd45 family ribosomal protein: MTQEQIMNFLGLAMRAGKIKTGESVILNDLKKNKLKLVIIATDASDNTIKVIQNKCESYHISLRIFGTRAELGQALGKAERVNIGITDQGFAKKLLSMIDEYRKE